The sequence TTAGCGATCGCAATTATTAACAATGATTTAGATTTACAAAAATTAGCTGTTGCTGACGAAGAAACCATCAGAAACCAACTCAAACCCATCAAAGGAATTGGGGATTGGACAATTGATATCTATTTACTAATGTCCTTACAACGCCCCGATGCTTTTCCTAAAGGTGATTTAGGAGTTATTTTGGCGTATCAAAAGCTAAAAAAACTTGAAAAACGCCCCACCCCCCAAGAATTAGAAATCATAGCCGAAAACTGGCGACCTTGGAGGGCAATAGCTGCTAGAATTTTATGGCACTATTATTTGAATGGGGAATAGGGCATTGGGCATTGGGCATTGGTAATTAGTAATTGGTAATTGGTAATTGTTCACTGCTCACTGTTGACTGTTCACTGTTCACTGATAACTGATGATCCACACCCTCCGGGTGAACAACTGATGATTATTAATCCTGAAGAAGTACCAGTTCAAAATAGTACAAACTATCCCGATGAATTCAAATCGATAGTAGCGGGAAGATTTCGTCAGCGTTTGGGGAATTTTGCCGGTTTAAATAACTTTGGCGTAAATCTTGTCAAATTAAAACCTGGAAGCGCTTCAGCATTAAGACACTGGCATAGCCATCAAGATGAATTTATTTATATTTTAGAAGGTAGCTTGATTCTAATTACCGACGCAGGAGAAGAAATTTTAACGCCGGGAATGGCTGCTGGGTTTCCTGCAAATGAAAAGACAGGGCATCATTTAGTTAATCGCTCAAATCAAGATGCAGTATATTTAGAAGTCGGCGATCGCACCCTGAACGATACTGCATATTATCCCGATAATGATTTAATTGCCAAGCCCGGAGATGATGGGAAATCTGTAGTTTTTACACATAGAGATGGGGCGGTTTATTGTTAATTTTTGCTGATTTTAATTATTTTTTTCTGATTGATTTTGCTGACTTTGCAAAAAACCAAATAAATTGAATTTAACCTTCCTTGACTTAGTAAGCTGTTCTTCTTTATACCACCAGCTAAAAAAACGTGAGAATGCTTGCCATGCAATAAAACCAAAAAATATGCTTACAGTAAACGAAGTAGCGAAATGAGGAATATCAAAAGGTATTTTGATTGGTTTTTCAATAAAAGGAATTTGTTTGTGCTTTTCCGTTACACCAGCTTCATAACTAGAAGCCAGATTTCCTGCAACCGCAATACCAATACCTAGACTTGTAATTGTAGTTTGTAAATGACGCTCTCTTCTTGCTTGCTCAATTGCAACTTGTCCTCTAATTGAGTCAATTGCATTATTTATCAAATTTGTATCGAGTTGAAAAAACTGAACGGCAGCGTTAACTCTATCTTGAAAAGGATGACAAGTTCTGTTTGTAAACACCTCTAAAAATGAAAAATCTTCTCCAGAAAAGTTACTCATCATCTCATAAATTTTGTCGGTATAATTCCTCGTATTATCTACAATAATATTTTGATACTCTTTGATTATACGTAAATTTTTGGCATGTTCTACGGAAAATTGCGGTAGCTCGATTAGCAGTTCCTGTATTTTATCTAAATCCAAAGAACCATCATGGCTGATTTGAGTATCTTTAATTTCCGACTGTATTTCTCTTGATTTCTTTTTAGCCTCTTTTTCGATTTTCCTAATTTGTTTGTAAGCATGAATAATTTTTGCTCTAAAGAAGAACAAATCTAACAATTGCTGATAATATTTATCAAATTGTTCTTCGGACTTATCATCTTCGATAAACTGAATGATAATATGATTGTAACTTTGATATGCTCGAATAATACCGTATTCAAATACTGGAGAGCCAAAAAGTTCTCCAGAACGGTTAAATTGTGGTTTTCTCAGATTATTAGAAAATAATGAATTAATATAATTATCTGCAATTTGTTTCAGTTTACCTTTATTTCTTGTATGCTTTAACTGCTGTCCCCTTTCTAATTTAATCGTTACTAACAGAGTTTGGCTGAGAAAATAATTGTTTTGCTTTTTAACGTCTAATATCAGACAATTATTAGGATTAACTAATACTATATCTCTAGTATTTACTATTTTAGTATTATATTTTGGACTAATGATTTGTAAACCAAGACCATAACTATCGTAAAGTTCTACGGGATAAATGACAGCAGTTTTGCTCGATGGATCTATTTTTTCATCCTTTTTATTAGTAAAATATCCATGAGGTTGAACGTATATAGGATGATAATCATCCGTTTTAGCAAAATACTTATTTAAATTAGCCCAAGGTTCCTCAGATTCATTCTCCAAATCTAAATGCTGCTTGATATGAAATTTAGTTTCTGGCTTTAAGATTTTAGCAACTATTTCATCACACTTTTTCCATAGCCAATCTTTTCGATAGTCACCATTACTATCATTTTCTTCACTGAGATAATAAGCAAATAAATGAATATTGTGAGTATGAAACTTAAAATCCATGTATTTCTCCTATGATTTATAGCTGGTACTCTTACCTATGAAAACCACTCTACAAATGAATACATTTATTATTACTTGGTATTATCTAAAACGCGTGTATCTCAAGAAACTTATGTTTGAAGTATAAGGAAATATTCTATTTGTTGATACAAAACAATGATGAAATATAATTTATTAAAAATAGAAATTAAAAAATATCAGAGATTTTTAAGTTTAATGAAATATTTTTTAGCTATATAAATCAAAAGTCTGCTGTTTTAATAACTTCAGATGAAACATTTTTCAGCTTGAGGCTAAAGCTTCTAAAATACAATCAGTAATATTTAGATAAATACCTAAAGTTTATGACTTACCCAGCAGCACCTTGGCATCTTAAAGGTTATGCAGTGCAAACCTTGCAATTAGTTGATATAGACAAAGCTTCTAAGTTTATTCCTTCGGAATTAGAAATAGTTTCGCTGTTACCGGGAAAAACTTTGGGAAGTATATACATATCCTGCTATGAAAGCGGCTCGTTATTAACATACAACGAATTGATAGCCGCTCCCGGTTTAGTGCGCTATCAAGGAAAAATTGGCGGTTGGATTTCTCATATTTACGTTGATAATCTAGATTCAGTGGCGGGAGGTAGAGAAATTTGGGGATTACCCAAAGAAATGGCTGATTTTTCTTGGAATAATGGTAGTGTAAGCGTTAGTCAAAATAATCGTGAATTATGCAGTTTGAGCTATCAAAAAAGTTTCTTAAATCTTTCTACTTGGTGGCAACAAGAATTAAGTGCTGGTTGCTTTGGTGGTTTGGGTTCGGAATTACTATTTTTTGATAATAATTTTAAAACTCAAGTTGCTTTGCTCCAAGGT comes from Rivularia sp. PCC 7116 and encodes:
- a CDS encoding DNA-3-methyladenine glycosylase, producing MNLEQPLTEETFTQGLKELATRDKDFAEILNKLGKPAKWEENAGFSGLVRTILGQQVSVNSAAATMKRLSATVSPLTPEHLLQFEDAQLKACGVSRQKITYIKELAIAIINNDLDLQKLAVADEETIRNQLKPIKGIGDWTIDIYLLMSLQRPDAFPKGDLGVILAYQKLKKLEKRPTPQELEIIAENWRPWRAIAARILWHYYLNGE
- a CDS encoding cupin domain-containing protein; protein product: MIINPEEVPVQNSTNYPDEFKSIVAGRFRQRLGNFAGLNNFGVNLVKLKPGSASALRHWHSHQDEFIYILEGSLILITDAGEEILTPGMAAGFPANEKTGHHLVNRSNQDAVYLEVGDRTLNDTAYYPDNDLIAKPGDDGKSVVFTHRDGAVYC
- a CDS encoding acetoacetate decarboxylase family protein; translated protein: MTYPAAPWHLKGYAVQTLQLVDIDKASKFIPSELEIVSLLPGKTLGSIYISCYESGSLLTYNELIAAPGLVRYQGKIGGWISHIYVDNLDSVAGGREIWGLPKEMADFSWNNGSVSVSQNNRELCSLSYQKSFLNLSTWWQQELSAGCFGGLGSELLFFDNNFKTQVALLQGKLEIPQYSPFASLNLDKPLFTLNLQKLELMAGVPKVVGEKAPELSYS